The following are encoded together in the Portunus trituberculatus isolate SZX2019 chromosome 25, ASM1759143v1, whole genome shotgun sequence genome:
- the LOC123508999 gene encoding translin-like: MDIVAAFSTYGSCVEREAELREGVQGAVKDLEKTSYAISTTLEKIHNTQGIQNIDAICTECHQELTKVPALYQALQEKVPPGEFYRYHHNFRGTTHRLVAATCLITYLEENRLPMHEEVAKSLGLCTHRDQGFHLDLEDYLQGTLSISHELSRLAINSVTAGDYSRPFQIRQFLRDLHAAYSLLFPKNELRKKFDELKYSLKKTEEVVYNLSLRGLKPQEMETSG; the protein is encoded by the exons ATGGACATTGTTGCTGCCTTCTCCACCTACGGGTCATGTGTGGAACGTGAGGCAGAGCTGCGGGAGGGAGTGCAGGGAGCCGTGAAGGACCTGGAGAAGACGTCATATGCAATCAGCACCACCCTGGAGAAGATACACAACACTCAGGGCATTCAG aaTATAGATGCTATATGTACAGAGTGCCACCAGGAGCTGACAAAGGTGCCAGCCCTCTACCAGGCTCTGCAGGAAAAGGTGCCTCCAGGAGAGTTTTACCGCTACCATCATAACTTCCGTGGCACCACACACCGCCTGGTGGCCGCCACCTGCCTCATCACCTATCTGGAAGAGAACAG GCTACCTATGCATGAGGAGGTGGCCAAGTCCCTGGGCCTTTGTACTCATAGGGACCAAGGTTTTCATTTGGACCTGGAGGACTACCTGCAGGGCACCCTCAGCATCAGCCATGAACTCTCCAGACTGGCAATCAATTCTGTCACAGCAG GAGACTACTCTCGGCCATTTCAAATAAGGCAATTCCTGCGTGACCTGCATGCTGCGTATTCCCTTCTGTTCCCTAAGAATGAGCTGCGGAAAAAGTTTGATGAATTGAAATACTCGCTGAAAAAGACGGAGGAAGTGGTGTACAATCTTTCCTTGCGGGGCCTGAAGCCTCAAGAAATGGAGACCTCTGGCTAA
- the LOC123508997 gene encoding protein-L-isoaspartate O-methyltransferase domain-containing protein 1-like — protein MGGAVSTGVDNDDLVDNLKAANYIVTPLLERVFRAVDRGDYFTAENREQAYRDNAWKKGNLHLSAPCIYAKVMEGLQLAPGHSFLNLGSGTGYLSTMAGLIVGPTGVNHGVELHADVLKYSLERLENFKKNSPAIDAFNFCEPQFVQGNCSCLPPDVRLYDRVYCGASCPESREEYMKSLIKPGGVLVMPINDQLVKMTRSGPDTWDIVSLLPVSFSSLVMPDPNHPPATVILPSVNLFSDLQNLCRQQIRAILRANIDIERPDLSTAANKPVAKHPRPRDRRRVCVGPYVTIPFYEADDDEDSRMLSDDDDGDDLHFEQRHTAHQISTFIELARELAGQGRREREDRRNQDEEEEGSNDEELEEENEDEDDEEEASNSKTKKICSSSHSEDVQEAQKEAESNNENTDGDEDVEMPTRSSFLKSMKTVVHASAAAAAATSAATSSSSSSSTSSSAVVVHSAPIPVLTPTPATPSKASKKREKFDSGVGDEIENGKGPSSEESDFGDERDMDIDDSSDSAYSDNSAPRLMNYLLDPDDPNCPCGGNCGESFKEKKVAKQKKGDEDEEEGEEAEGNEEDGESKEEGATCKKASATEIYSTYMKEKIKLLPLPLALKLYLNYNREL, from the exons ATGGGAGGAGCTGTCAGCACTGGAGTGGACAACGATGACCTTGTGGATAACCTCAAGGCTGCTAACTACATTGTTACCCCCCTCTTGGAGCGAGTCTTCCGTGCCGTGGACCGCGGGGATTACTTCACGGCAGAGAACAGGGAACAAGCCTACCGCGACAATGCATGGAAGAAGGGAAACCTGCACCTGTCTGCTCCATGTATATATGCAAAG GTGATGGAAGGTCTTCAGCTTGCCCCAGGCCACTCCTTCCTGAACCTGGGCTCTGGTACCGGCTACTTGTCCACCATGGCTGGTCTCATTGTTG GTCCCACTGGGGTGAATCATGGGGTGGAGCTTCATGCTGATGTGCTCAAGTACAGCTTGGAGAGGCTAGAGAATTTCAAGAAGAATTCACCTGCCATCGATGCTTTCAACTTCTGTGAACCACAGTTTGTTCAAG gCAACTGCTCATGTTTGCCTCCAGATGTTCGCTTGTACGACCGTGTGTACTGTGGCGCCTCATGTCCGGAGAGTAGAGAGGAGTATATGAAATCCCTCATCAAG CCTGGAGGTGTGCTGGTTATGCCCATCAATGACCAGCTGGTGAAGATGACCCGTAGTGGACCCGACACCTGGGATATCGTGTCCCTTCTCcccgtctctttctcctccttagtCATGCCGGACCCTAACCATCCCCCGGCCACTGTCATCCTAC CCTCCGTCAACTTGTTCTCAGACCTGCAGAATCTTTGCCGCCAGCAGATCCGTGCCATACTGCGTGCTAATATAGACATCGAGCGGCCGGATCTCTCCACTGCTGCCAACAAGCCTGTTGCCAAGCATCCCAGACCCCGTGAccgcaggcgtgtgtgtgttggccccTACGTCACCATACCATTCTATGAggcagatgatgatgaggattcCCGCATGCTTTCTGATGACGACGATGGGGATGACCTTCACTTTGAGCAGAGGCACACAGCCCACCAGATCTCTACTTTCATCGAGCTCGCACGGGAGTTGGCTGGGCAGGGGAggcgggagagagaggacaggaggaatcaggatgaggaagaagaagggagtaaTGATGAGGAactagaggaagagaatgaggatgaagatgatgaagaggaagccaGTAATTCAAAGACTAAGAAGATTTGCAGTAGTTCACACTCAGAGGATGTCCAGGAAGCCCAAAAGGAAGCAGAATCAAATAATGAGAACACTGATGGGGATGAAGATGTGGAGATGCCAACTCGGAGCTCCTTCCTCAAGAGTATGAAGACTGTTGTCcatgcttctgctgctgctgctgctgccacctccgctgccacctcctcctcctcctcctcctccacttcctcctctgctgTTGTTGTGCACTCGGCCCCCATCCCAGTCCTGACCCCAACACCTGCCACGCCATCCAAGGCCAGTAAGAAACGCGAAAAATTTGATAGTGGAGTTGGTGACGAGATAGAGAATGGAAAAGGACCCAGCTCAGAGGAATCCGACTTTGGAGACGAACGTGACATGGACATAGATGACTCCTCTGACTCGGCCTATTCTGACAACTCTGCCCCGCGTCTCATGAACTACTTGCTGGATCCAGATGACCCGAACTGCCCCTGTGGCGGCAACTGTGGTGAATCCTTTAAGGAGAAGAAGGTtgccaaacaaaagaaaggagatgaagatgaagaggaaggtgaagaggcagaggggaatgaggaggatggggagagtaaggaagagggGGCCACCTGTAAGAAAGCTTCTGCTACAGAAATATACTCTACTTACATGAAGGAGAAGATCAAACTGCTTCCACTCCCTCTGGCCCTTAAGCTGTACCTGAACTACAATCGAGAGTTATAA